Proteins co-encoded in one Garra rufa chromosome 7, GarRuf1.0, whole genome shotgun sequence genomic window:
- the cers4a gene encoding ceramide synthase 4a, with amino-acid sequence MDRLEELVNHWIWRQDFWLPPGVTWKDIAEGTAKGSRHPVPRDLLISLPLALGFIALRFVFERVVALPLSRRLGVRDRVRVRVTPVPKLEAFYLQNKQQPSQNDFLVLEKHCGLTERQIQTWLRHRRNQDRPSNTRKFCEASWRFVFYLIAFSAGLVSLLHTPWFWDHRECWRGYPRQAVAEAQHWYYIVELSFYLSLLLCVSVDIKRKDFKEQIIHHIATIFLIAFSYCANYVRVGTLVMLVHDSSDFLLESAKMFNYGGWRKTCDTLFVLFAVVFLITRLVIFPCRIVYTAVVDSLDVFSPYPGYYFLNGLLLVLQALHVFWAWLILRMVHKFVFLGKVERDERSDEESEADEEEEEGGEEEERTWEQKKGALNSKLASLANNCVLSNLTNQRRKMNSRMPKAR; translated from the exons ATGGACAG ATTAGAGGAACTCGTAAACCATTGGATTTGGCGGCAAGATTTCTGGCTTCCTCCTGGCGTCACGTGGAAAGACATCGCTGAGGGGACGGCGAAGGGAAGTCGGCATCCAGTACCCCGCGACTTGCTCATCTCCCTGCCCTTGGCCTTGGGTTTCATCGCACTGCGGTTTGTTTTCGAAAG ggtTGTGGCGCTGCCGCTCAGCCGGCGGTTGGGAGTTCGGGACAGGGTTCGGGTGCGTGTCACGCCCGTCCCAAAGCTGGAGGCCTTTTACCTGCAGAATAAACAGCAGCCGTCTCAG AATGATTTTCTGGTTCTGGAGAAGCACTGCGGACTCACTGAGCGTCAGATCCAGACGTGGCTGCGTCACCGGCGAAACCAGGACCGACCCAGCAACACCAGGAAGTTCTGCGAAGCCTC ATGGAGGTTCGTGTTTTACCTCATCGCGTTCTCAGCCGGTCTCGTCTCGCTCCTTCAT ACTCCATGGTTTTGGGATCACCGGGAATGCTGGCGCGGATACCCAAGACAG GCTGTAGCTGAAGCTCAGCACTGGTATTATATTGTGGAGCTGTCCTTCTACCTCTCGCTTCTGCTCTGTGTATCGGTGGACATAAAGCGCAAA GACTTCAAAGAGCAGATCATACACCACATCGCCACCATTTTCCTCATCGCGTTCTCCTACTGTGCCAACTATGTGCGCGTGGGCACACTGGTGATGCTCGTCCACGACTCTTCCGACTTCCTGTTGGAG TCTGCCAAGATGTTTAATTATGGGGGTTGGAGAAAAACCTGCGATACCTTGTTTGTCCTTTTCGCCGTTGTATTCCTAATAACCCGCCTAGTGATTTTCCCATGCAG AATCGTCTACACAGCTGTGGTGGATTCGTTGGACGTCTTTTCTCCGTACCCCGGTTATTATTTCTTAAACGGCTTGTTGCTGGTTCTCCAAGCTCTGCACGTCTTCTGGGCTTGGCTGATTCTTCGAATGGTTCACAAATTTGTCTTTTTAGGCAAA GTGGAACGTGATGAACGGAGCGATGAAGAAAGTGAGGCtgatgaagaagaagaagaaggtggagaagaagaagaacgcACCTGGGAGCAGAAAAAGGGTGCCCTTAATTCGAAATTGGCATCATTGGCCAATAACTGTGTTCTGAGCAATTTAACAAATCAGAGGCGAAAAATGAATAGCAGAATGCCGAAAGCCAGATAG